Sequence from the Methylosinus sp. H3A genome:
CAGTTGTGGTCGCCAGCTGAAATGAGGCTCCACGGGTTCACAGAGCGCCGCCAGCTCCTTGAGAGCTTTCGAGACCGCGTTCGGATCGAGCCCATGCACGTCCCGCTGCTCCGGTCTCTGCAGCACGTCCTCATATTCGAGGAATAGGGCCGTCGAGACGAGCGGGACGAGGCGTCGATTGGCCACGAGGTTCAAAATTACGAAACTCGCGCCGCGCGAGCTGCGGAATGCCGAGACGATGACCGAGGTGTCGAGAACGAGGCGCTTCATGGCCTGATATAATACATCCTATGGGATGTGTCACGGGCTAGGATTCCAAAAGTGTAAGTTATCATAAACCGGTCGTTTGAAAGTGCATCCGATGGCCGAAGTTCGCCGCCGCGACATAGTGGTGAGCAGGAGAAAGGCCCGAAAAACAGCCCATTTTCGTCGATTTGCGGGCCGAAAACGCGCCTTCGGAGCCGTCCCGAGGCTTGCTCTCGGCCAGCCGTGGCGACGCATTTCGATCCTGTCGGCGAAAGATAAAAAAGCATCTTCTATCACTCAAGCTAAATTATAACTAAGTTGATAATGATATTGATATGCATGGAATTAAAATGGGATTAGATCGTCCCGGCTCGGTCTCATTCGAGCGCCTGCAAGCGCCTTTCGAGAGCGCGTCGGACGCTCTCGCGCGTCTCGACGAGCGGCTTCGCTCCAGTCCCGTCGCCGAAGCCTTCGTTCTTCGCGCGCATTTCCACGACGCCTGCGCAGCTTTGCGGCGCGCGGGCGAATTCGTGCAGATCGAAGACCTGGTGCTTCATGATGCCGGAACGGACGTACGCACGCCGACGCACGAACTCTTGCGGGCCCACGCCGTTCATCTCACGCGCCGTCGCATAGCTGCTCGCGAACCGGCGTGGGCGTTGAGGACCGACGGACTCGCCGATTTGCGCGGTGCTTGGAGACCACAGGGCGAGGTGTGCGAGCCAACCACCGGTTCGCGCACCATGGGCGAAGACGTGGCGGATGGGGAGTTGGATGAGGAGGACGGCGAGACGATCCGTACAGGAGAATTCGACGAAATCGATGAATTGCTGGCGCGAACGTCACGTGCGATCGAGCGAACCGAGCCGGCTTCGCTGAAGCGAGACGACTCTCGTTTGGTTTACGACGAAGATTGGGACGAGGAGGCCCGCGTCGCGGAGTGGCGCGAGTGTCTGGGCCGCACCCAGAACCTTCCGCCCTTGATGGCCGCAAGCGTCGCGCTCGACGCCTGGGAGAAGATCGAGCCGTTACAGAGCAGCGCTTGGCTGGGCCCTTTGCTCACCGCGGCCTTGCTACGTTCCCGCGGAAAGACGCGGTACTATCTCACAGCGCTGCATTCGGGATTTCGACAGGCCAAATATCGCCGAGCTGGGCGGGATGATTTTGAATCTCGATTGGTCGCATTCGCGTGTGCAATCGAGACGATGGCGAAGGCGGACTCGAAGGAACTCGACAGATTGACGCTTGCACGCGAGCTCCTGCTCAGAAAATGCAAAGATCGCAGAACGAGTTCGAGGCTGCCGCGGCTCGTCGACTTGTGCCGTGTCCAATGCGCAGCCGCAGCGCGCGTCCGCGCAAGCCGGTGTTCCTCACCGTGAAACCCGACCTGACGCTGGCGCTCGGCGACGTTCACGCCTCCAACGCCCGACGCGCTATTTGCATGCTAAGGGTCGACTATGGAGAAAGGAATCATCGTCGCCGCGGACGCGCTCACACATCCCGCGCGTGACCGGACGTTCATTCGATCTAATTTTCTTGCATCGGCTCCGACCACGTCGTATCCATTATAAGTTATTTAATTTCGTGAATAACTGATGGTTTTGACATGATAACAGCGGCTCAGCTTCGAGCGGCGCGTTCGCTCACCGGCTTGGACCAACGCAAACTCGCGGAACTGTCGGGTTTGTCGCTTCCAACCATTCAGCGAATGGAGACGAGCGAGGACGTCGTTCGCGGCAACGTTGATTCCTTGACCAAACTGATGGCGGCTCTCGACGGCATCGGCATCGAATTCATCGGCGAAGGAGCGGTCAGTCCTAGCGGTGGACGCGGCGTCCGGTTCAAAAAATCCGCCGCTGCCTCGCGCAGGCCCGCCGAGACCGATGATTCGGCGGACGACGCCCCGCCGGGTCGCGACGCGAGGTAGACTGCGATGCCCTTGACGGTCGCCCTTTGGAGCATCGCCGCATTGCTCGGCACGGGAGCGCTCTCTATCGCCCTTGCGCGAAGCGTCGCCGCGAGCCGGGTCGTCTATGGTCTTTGTTGCGTGCTCTGCGTCGTGCTTTTCGCCGCCGCGGTCATCCCCCGGAGCGCCGTCGCGCTAACGGCCGCGCTGCCGCTCGGCCTGCCTTGGATCGGCGCGCACTTCCGATTGGATGTGCTGAGCGCATTCTTTCTCGCCATCATCAACCTGGGGGGAGCAGCGGCGAGCCTCTATGCGATCGGCTACGGCGCTCATGAGAAGCATCCTTCTCGCATCCTGCCATTTTTTCCAGCCTTCCTGGCCGGCATGAATCTCGTGCTTCTGGCGGACGACGCATTCAGCTTTCTCGTCGCCTGGGAGTTCATGTCGCTTTCGTCATGGGCGCTCGTCCTGGCGCATCATCATGACGCCGAAAACCGACGAGCCGCGTTCACATATCTGCTCATGGCGAGCTTCGGCACGCTCGCGCTATTGATGGCGTTCGGGCTCCTGGCGGGATCGGTCGGCGGCTATTCCTTCTCGGATATCCGCCAGGCGGCGGCCCCGTCATGGAAGTCCGGGCTCGTCCTGGCGCTGGTCCTCTTGGGCGCGGGTTCGAAGGCCGGCCTCGTTCCCTTGCACGTCTGGCTACCGCTCGCCCACCCCGCCGCGCCGAGTCATGTCTCGGCATTGATGAGCGGCGTCATGACGAAAGTCGCCATCTATGGATTCATTCGCATCGTTTTCGACTTGCTCGGGCCGCCGGAGTTCTGGTGGAGCGCGCCGCCGCTGACGCTAGGGGCGATCACCGCCATATTCGGCATCCTCTGCGCGACGATCCAGAGCGACCTGAAGAAACTGCTCGCTTACAGCACGATCGAAAATATCGGCGTCATTTTCATCGCTCTCGGTCTGGCGCTGGCGTTCAAGGCGAACGGCATGGCCCTGCCCGCCGCGCTCGCTTTCACCGCCGCTCTTTTCCACATCTTCAATCACTCCTTGTTCAAGAGCCTTCTGTTCTTCGGCGCCGGCGCGGTGCTCAACGCCACCGGCGAGCGCGACATCGAGCGTCTCGGCGGGCTCATCCATTCGATGCCGCGAACGGCGTTCCTGTTCTTGGGCGCATGCCTTGCAATTTCCGCTTTGCCGCCGCTCAATGGATTCGTTTCCGAATGGCTCGTTTTCCAGGCGGTTCTGCTCAGCCCATCGCTGCCGCAATGGGGTCTGAAACTCCTGGTTCCCGCCGTGGGCGTCGCGCTGGCGCTGAGCGCGGCGCTCTGCGCGGGATGTTTCGTGCGGCTCTTCGGCATTGCATTTCTAGGACGTGCTCGGTCATCCGCGGCCAGGAACGCGCATGAGACGGATTTTTGGTCGCTCGCGGCAATGTCGGGTCTCTTGGCCCTTTGTCTCCTGGCGGGCCTTTTGCCGAGCTATTTGATCGATACGATCACGCCGGCCGCAAAGCTGTTCGTCGGCGGTCATATGCCGACCCAGGGCGGGCTTCCCTGGCTGTCGATCGTGCCGATCGCCGAGAGCCGCAGCTCCTACAACGGCCTCCTGTTGTTCATCTTCATCGTCTTCTCGACTTTGGTCGCCGCACGGTTCGTTCATGGGTTCGGTTCGCGCGCGTCCCGGCGAGGCCTGGCATGGGATTGCGGTTATCCCGACGCGAGCCCCGTCACCCAATACACCGCCAGCAGCTTCGCTCAGCCCGTTCGCCGAACACTCGGGAATGTCGCCTTTGTGGCGCGTGACCATTTGGATATGCCGCCTCCCGGCGACATTCGTCCAGCCCGATTCAACGTCGAAATTCACGATCGGGTCTGGGCAGGCGTGTACGCGCCGATTTTGCGAGGCGTCGATTTTTGCGCGGATCAATTCAACAAGACGCATTTTCTGACCATCCAGGGAAATCTCACGCTCGTCTTCATCGCTCTCGTCGGCCTGCTTCTGGTGGTTGCGATATGGCCATGATCTTCGATTTCGCGGTTCAGGGGCTGCAAATGATTCTGGTGCTGGCTTTGGCGCCGCTGCTGCTCGGCTTCACCCGCAAAATCAAGGCGCGTCTGTTGCGCCGGCGCGGGCCGACGATCATTCAGCCGTACCGCGATCTCTTCAAGCTGATGCGCAAGGACGTCGTGCTCGCCGATAACGCCTCATGGCTGTTTCGTACGGCGCCTTACCTGATCTTCGCGGCGACCTGGGTCGCCGCGGCGCTCGTGCCGACCTTCGCCACCGGGCTGATGTTCAGCTGGTCGGCCGACCTCATCGTCATCACCGCTCTCCTGGGAAGCGCCCGGTTCTTTCTGGCGCTCGCCGGAATGGACGTTGGAACCAGCTTCGGCGGGATCGGCTCGAGCCGCGAGACGATGTTCGCGTCTCTCGCCGAACCGGCGATGATCATGATCGTCTTCGTCGTCGCTCTTATCGCCGGCTCGACCCAGCTTTCCGAAATCGCCGTTCATATGGTCTCGCACCTCGAATTGCGCGTATCCTATGGCCTGGCGCTGATCGGGCTCGTTATTGTCGCGATTGCCGAGAACGGCAGAATCCCGGTCGACAATCCGGCGACGCATCTCGAGCTCACCATGGTGCATGAAGCGATGGTGCTCGAATATTCCGGACGCCATCTCGCGGTGATCGAGCTCGCTTCGGCGCTGAAGCTGCTCTTGTACGTTTCGTTGATCGCTTGCATCTTCGCGCCATGGGGGCTCGCCCGGCACGGCGCGGATTTCAGCGCCATGATGCTCGGCGCGGCCGCCTTCGTCGTCAAATTGGCCGTCGGCGGGTTTCTTCTCGCGTTCTTTGAAGTTTCAACGGCGAAAATGCGCGTGTTTCGCGTGCCCGACTTCCTCGGCGCGGCGCTGATGCTCGGACTTCTCGGCACGTTGCTGCTGTTCGTGTCACGGAGCCTTTGAGATGGGAAACCTGTCGTTCGACGTAGCTCATTTGTTCGCCGGAGGCCTCGTTCTCGTCAGCTTCATATTGCTCTATCAGGATCGCATGACGGGGCTGATCAACATCTTCACCCTTCATGCCGTCGTTTTGTCGTTTTCGGTCGGCTGGCAGGCCTATACCCAGCACGCCCCACACCTCTATGTGACGGCGGCGATCGCAATCATCTTCAAGGCAGTCATCATTCCCGTCAGTCTTCAGCGCATCATGCTGCGCCTGCGAATTCATCGCGATATCGAAATCATCGGCGGTGTCGGCGTCACGATGCTGTTGGGAATTTGTCTCGTCGCCTTGTCGCTCATCGTCATGCTTCCAGCCACGGCGGCGGCCGACCCGCTGGCGCGCGAAGATCTCGCCTTCGCGCTGTCCGTCGTGCTTCTCGGCCTGCTCATGATGGTGACGCGGCGCAATGCGATCAGCCAGGTCATTGGCTTCATGTCGCTCGAAAACGGGCTGATTCTCGCGGCGACCGGGGCCAAGGGCATGCCGCTCGTGGTCGAGATCAGCGTCGCTTTTTCCGTCTTGATCGCCTTCATCGTCATCGGAATTTTTCTGTTTCGCATTCGCGAACGTTTCGACACCGTCGATATCCAAGAGCTTGACCGCGCTCGTGGAGGCCAGCGATGAACATTCCGGGTTTCGAACCGGTCGGCGCATTGCTGGTCATCCCCGCTCTATCGGCGTTGCTTCTCTCGTTTCTGTCCGGCTACCGTCTGACGTCGTACATCAATTTCATTTCGTCCGGCGCGACCTTCTTTGTCGCCGGCTCGCTGCTGTTCAATCGGCCCGGCTCGGGTAAGTATCTGTTCGTTGACGATCTGAACATCGTCTTCGTCGTGCTCTCCAGCTTCATCGGCTTCACGACGAGCGTATTCAGCGCGAGCTACATCGGCCACGAAATCGAGACGGGAAAATTGAAGCCGGCCTATGTGCGATTCTATCACGCCATGTACCAGTCGATGATGTTCGCCATGAATCTAGCGCTGCTCGCGAATAATATCGGCCTAATGTGGGTCGCGGTCGAGTTCGCCACGCTGACGACGGTGCTGATGGTCGGAATCTATCGCACGCACGAGGCGTTGGAGGCGGCCTGGAAATATTTCATCCTGGTAGCGTCGGCATAGCGCTCGCTCTGTTTGGGACGATCCTCGTCTATATGGCCGCGCAGCCAATCCTCGGAGAGGGCTATGACGCCATGGTCTGGACGGCCCTGATGC
This genomic interval carries:
- a CDS encoding putative toxin-antitoxin system toxin component, PIN family, giving the protein MKRLVLDTSVIVSAFRSSRGASFVILNLVANRRLVPLVSTALFLEYEDVLQRPEQRDVHGLDPNAVSKALKELAALCEPVEPHFSWRPQLSDPADEMVLEVALNGRADGIVTHNVRDFHQAVPKFGIPVLTPGALLERIEK
- a CDS encoding RHE_PE00001 family protein, which produces MGLDRPGSVSFERLQAPFESASDALARLDERLRSSPVAEAFVLRAHFHDACAALRRAGEFVQIEDLVLHDAGTDVRTPTHELLRAHAVHLTRRRIAAREPAWALRTDGLADLRGAWRPQGEVCEPTTGSRTMGEDVADGELDEEDGETIRTGEFDEIDELLARTSRAIERTEPASLKRDDSRLVYDEDWDEEARVAEWRECLGRTQNLPPLMAASVALDAWEKIEPLQSSAWLGPLLTAALLRSRGKTRYYLTALHSGFRQAKYRRAGRDDFESRLVAFACAIETMAKADSKELDRLTLARELLLRKCKDRRTSSRLPRLVDLCRVQCAAAARVRASRCSSP
- the hyfB gene encoding hydrogenase 4 subunit B; this translates as MPLTVALWSIAALLGTGALSIALARSVAASRVVYGLCCVLCVVLFAAAVIPRSAVALTAALPLGLPWIGAHFRLDVLSAFFLAIINLGGAAASLYAIGYGAHEKHPSRILPFFPAFLAGMNLVLLADDAFSFLVAWEFMSLSSWALVLAHHHDAENRRAAFTYLLMASFGTLALLMAFGLLAGSVGGYSFSDIRQAAAPSWKSGLVLALVLLGAGSKAGLVPLHVWLPLAHPAAPSHVSALMSGVMTKVAIYGFIRIVFDLLGPPEFWWSAPPLTLGAITAIFGILCATIQSDLKKLLAYSTIENIGVIFIALGLALAFKANGMALPAALAFTAALFHIFNHSLFKSLLFFGAGAVLNATGERDIERLGGLIHSMPRTAFLFLGACLAISALPPLNGFVSEWLVFQAVLLSPSLPQWGLKLLVPAVGVALALSAALCAGCFVRLFGIAFLGRARSSAARNAHETDFWSLAAMSGLLALCLLAGLLPSYLIDTITPAAKLFVGGHMPTQGGLPWLSIVPIAESRSSYNGLLLFIFIVFSTLVAARFVHGFGSRASRRGLAWDCGYPDASPVTQYTASSFAQPVRRTLGNVAFVARDHLDMPPPGDIRPARFNVEIHDRVWAGVYAPILRGVDFCADQFNKTHFLTIQGNLTLVFIALVGLLLVVAIWP
- a CDS encoding respiratory chain complex I subunit 1 family protein; the protein is MAMIFDFAVQGLQMILVLALAPLLLGFTRKIKARLLRRRGPTIIQPYRDLFKLMRKDVVLADNASWLFRTAPYLIFAATWVAAALVPTFATGLMFSWSADLIVITALLGSARFFLALAGMDVGTSFGGIGSSRETMFASLAEPAMIMIVFVVALIAGSTQLSEIAVHMVSHLELRVSYGLALIGLVIVAIAENGRIPVDNPATHLELTMVHEAMVLEYSGRHLAVIELASALKLLLYVSLIACIFAPWGLARHGADFSAMMLGAAAFVVKLAVGGFLLAFFEVSTAKMRVFRVPDFLGAALMLGLLGTLLLFVSRSL
- a CDS encoding hydrogenase-4 component E yields the protein MGNLSFDVAHLFAGGLVLVSFILLYQDRMTGLINIFTLHAVVLSFSVGWQAYTQHAPHLYVTAAIAIIFKAVIIPVSLQRIMLRLRIHRDIEIIGGVGVTMLLGICLVALSLIVMLPATAAADPLAREDLAFALSVVLLGLLMMVTRRNAISQVIGFMSLENGLILAATGAKGMPLVVEISVAFSVLIAFIVIGIFLFRIRERFDTVDIQELDRARGGQR